Part of the Ctenopharyngodon idella isolate HZGC_01 chromosome 24, HZGC01, whole genome shotgun sequence genome, GAATGTGAATTTAGCGGCAatatatgttgtgtttttgatAGTGTTTATgagtgggttttttttaaatgtcttaaatgtagCCAAAAACGAGTCTTTAAGACCAACTCTAAACCAGCCTGAAAGAGCAAATTCATCCTGGTCTAAGCTGGTATTTTCCACTCAAAGCTGTTCCCTCGTTCTCACCGCAGCACCCAACAGATCCCCCTCAGCTAATGAGATTCCAGAGTCGTTGGGAGAGTTGTGCTGATTGGCTGTCTGCTGAGTCACCGTGGGGCTTGGGTTGACGGGATTGGCTGTGCTTGCGGTGGTGCTTCTGTTGATTGGCCAGGGGTTGTTTACCGCACCGTTGCTGTTTGTTGTCATGGCCGCATTCACGCTCCCTGAGCTGGTGGAGTTGATCGGAGCTTGCGGCCAAGATTGAGGGGTGAAAGAGAACACCCTCTCTGGCGTAGATGGAGATGGAGACGGGTCTAAAGAGAGTCGCAAAGGCAGGGGACGGCGCGATGGCAACCCTTGAATCAGGCGTGCTTTGGTTAACGGGCACAGCTCAGGCAGAGGGTCCGGAAAGGAAAATGCTGGTCCCGAATGTTCGCTGTCTTCTCCCACCCAAGGAAAGGCGGAGGAAGGAGGAGCGGGCGTTTCAGGTGGAGCCAGGACTTGCGAGCCCATCATTGGTTGCGCTAGGGAGCTGGTGCTGTCACCGTGCGCTCGTCGCGGTCTTGAGCGGGGAACGAGTGGAGGGATGCAGTGGATGGGTGTCTGAGGGCAACTGTAGAATCCAGGTCTTTCGTATAAAGGCATGGATGAGAAGGCATCCTCGGCCATGTCGGCGTTCCGGGCCTGGCTGGGCATCGGAACATTCTCGGGGTGGAGATAAAGGGGGAAGCGAGAGAAGGGGGCGCGGGGACGCCGCCGCAGGAGGGAGACTCGGGATGTGGGAGTCGAGCGAGGGAAATTTGTCGATTGGACGCCCAGAAGACGACTCAAGCTGCCCAGGAATGGACTGGAGTGATTGGCCTCCTCGTGTTCCTTAATCTGCTCCAGATTGTGCTGGAATTCCATTTCCTCTTTGGGAACgctgagagacagagagacaactGTGACCTTGTGAACTGGTTTTTACCCCACAACTGACCTTGAGAATCTTCTGTTAGacaaaatatgcttttaaatcttaaaaatattttcttatgaCTCATCATCACTGATCTATGCAACTTCCTTGTAAGGAAAAAGGCCACAATGATTGGTTAAAAGGTGGGTTTAAGGtttaagtgtatgtgtgtgaggatGTTCATTCACCTGATGTCCAAAGCAGATCCCATAAATGAGGGTTTGCGGTGTTCTGCGCTGGCAGCTGTGTACGGCGGCTGAGGTTCAGATTCATCCCAGTATTTATCTCTCTCAATCAGAGGAACCAGATCATACATCTCATCCACTGACAGCAGAGACACCTGGGAGAAAGACATGTCTGTTTATGTTCGTATAGGCAAAGGTGCTTACAAAAAGTAGAAATATTTAATGACTGCACTTCCCAGGAATTTTGccatattggctcatgtgacaCTAAACGAAAGATTTGATGTAATTATTTAACATAGTCATTTAAGTCTACActtaaaaattgttttagtttcaAAAATTACGCCGTTCACATGAAATATACAAAGTTTTATTCTACAAAAGGATAGTGTACCCTCATGGCCACCatttattgttaattattataataaatattatattattagacACTTTCAGCtgccaaatatttaaataatggtCCACAAATGCATCTGCAAACAGAGAATTTCCAAAATGGCATCAGTAACCAAAGACGTGGTTGCAATGCTGCACCTCTGCCAACAGATGTCAGTATAAATtcaacttgcaattgcaagaaaaagtcgCAGTTGCTCGCAGTTGcgataaactcagaattctgacttttttctcagaattgcaagatataaagtcgcaattgtgataaatcagaattgtgaaatataaactttcaactgtgagaaaaagtcagaattgcgagatataaagtcgcaattgcgataaagtcagaattgcgagatataaagtcgcaattgcgagaaaaagtcagaattgtgagatataaacttgtaattgcaaTAAAAAGTCAGGATTTGTAAATGGCAGTGAATTGACGGAACTGAAACTAGTAGAtcacataaaaatgacaatttttactttttatcttgcaaatctgacttttttctcagaattgcgagatataaactcacaattgcgataaataaagtcagaattgcgataaataaagtcagaattgcgagatataaagtcgcaattgcgataaaaagtcagaattgcgagatataaacacacaattgcaataaaaagtcgcaattacctttattattttttattgagtGGCGGAAACCATTTTGGGCACAGCCAGAGAGATTGTACAACCAGACACAAATCCATAGGACAAGACAGAATGACACAAACATGTCATTAGTGGGGCTGATGATGTACCTGTAAATTACGGTCCACCAGCCAGTTCGTCTCAAAGTCATCATCATCCTCCCCAAAAGGATTAATAAGTTGCTCTGCCACCTGAAAAAAAACACCAATGCAATTATTTTCCGACTTTTTGTTAAAGATGACGTAGCTACATTACGTCACTGTGatgtaaacattattaaagttgTGTTTCACTAAATTTGTATGTATAACCAAGGTTTGTAAATGCCATGTCAGCTGAGTGGAACACCATATAATTATGCTGAGGTTATTTAACacaaaacagtaattttatttaatataaccaGTTATTAGTGACTGTGAATGTGGAGTGGAACTTGTGTGATTCCTCACTAATAAGGTAACATACCTTGAGCCAGCCCACATAGAAGAAGAACTGCAGTAAGGTGAAGACGGGCAGGTAGAAGTCGAGGTTGTGACCCGGGTAACCCTGGGCGGGGTCGAGGAACTGTCGACCAATCAGACAAGCCAAAAAGAAACTGTACACAGCCACGGTTACCACCTAGCAGAGAAAACAGGGCACTTACAACCTGCTTAAAATCATGTCAAATAATcgtagtaataataaaataaaacatattaatacattgAATTAACCAATAAATATACATCAAACATTTCAACCCTTCAGAGTGCACAAATGTCCATGCCAATCAATAAGAGATCATCGCTGCACATTCCAACAAATCAGAGATCACTATTAGCCAATCAAACCAATCAGACATCACTATTAGCCATTCCAACCAATCAGAGATCACTATTAGCCATTCAAAGATCACTAATAGTCATTCCAACCAATTAGAGATCACTATTAGCCATTCAAAGATTACTATTAGCCAATCAAACCAATCAGAGATCGCTATTAGCCATTCAAACCAATCAGAGATCACTATTAGACATTCAACCCAATCAGAGATCACTATTAGACATTCAACCCAATCAATCAGAGATCACTATTCGCCATTCAAACCAACCAGAGATCACTATTAGCCATTCAACCCAATAAGAGATCACTATTAGCCATTCAAAGATCACTATTAGCCATTCAGCCCAATCAGAGATCACTATTAGCCATTCAAAGATCACTATTAGCCATTCAGCCCAATCAGAGATCACTATTAGACATTCAACCCAATCAGAGATCACTATTAGACATTCAACCCAATCAATCAGAGATCACTATTCGCCATTCAAACCAACCAGAGATCACTATTAGCCATTCAACCCAATCAATCAGAGATCACTATTAGCCATTCCAACCAATCAATCAGAGATCACTATTAGCCATTCAACCCAATCAATCAGAGATCACTATTAGCCATTCAACCCAATCAGAGATCACTATTAGCCATTCAACCCAATCAGAGATCACTATTAGCCATTCAAACCAACCAGAGATCATTATTAGTCATTCAAACCAACCAGAGATCACTATTAGCCATTCAAACCAATCAGTCAGAGATCACTATTAGCCATTCAACCCAATCAATCAGAGATCACTATTAGCCATTCAACCCAATCAATCAGAGATCACTATTAGCCATTCAACCCAATCAGTCAGAGATCACTATTAGCCATTCCAACCAATCAATCAGAGATCACTATTAGCCATTCAACCCAATCAATCAGAGATCACTATTAGCCATTCAACCCAATCAGAGATCACTATAAGCCATTCAACTCAATCAGAGATCACTATTAGCCATTCAAACCAACCAGAGATCATTATTAGTCATTCAACCCAATCAGAGATCACTATTAGCCATTCAACCCAATCAGTCAGAGATCACTATTAGCCATTCAACCCAATCAATCACTATTAGCCATTCAACCCAATCAATCAGAGATCACTATTAGCCATTCCAACCAATCAATCAGAGATCACTATTAGCCATTCAACCCAATCAATCACTATTAGTCATTCAACCCAATCAATCAGAGATCACTATTAGCCATTCAACCCAATCAGAGATCACTATTAGCCATTCAACCCAATCAATCAGAGATCACTATTAGCCATTCAACCCAATCAATCAGAGATCACTATTAGCCATTCAAAGATCACTATTAGCCATTCAGCCCAATCAGAGATCACTATTAGCCATTCAAAGATCACTATTAGCCATTCAGCCCAATCAGAGATCACTATTAGACATTCAACCCAATCAGAGATCACTATTAGACATTCAACCCAATCAATCAGAGATCACTATTCGCCATTCAAACCAACCAGAGATCACTATTAGCCATTCAACCCAATCAATCAGAGATCACTATTAGCCATTCCAACCAATCAATCAGAGATCACTATTAGCCATTCAACCCAATCAATCAGAGATCACTATTAGCCATTCAACCCAATCAGAGATCACTATTAGCCATTCAACCCAATCAGAGATCACTATTAGCCATTCAAACCAACCAGAGATCATTATTAGTCATTCAAACCAACCAGAGATCACTATTAGCCATTCAAACCAATCAGTCAGAGATCACTATTAGCCATTCAACCCAATCAATCAGAGATCACTATTAGCCATTCAACCCAATCAATCAGAGATCACTATTAGCCATTCAACCCAATCAGTCAGAGATCACTATTAGCCATTCCAACCAATCAATCAGAGATCACTATTAGCCATTCAACCCAATCAATCAGAGATCACTATTAGCCATTCAACCCAATCAGAGATCAC contains:
- the best1 gene encoding bestrophin-1 → MTVTYSRRVADARLGTFYRLLLRWKGSIYKLLYRELLIFTVMYCTISITYRCILTEEQRRMFEKLSMYCDQYAQLIPVSFVLGFYVTLVVSRWWGQFESVPWPDRLSALVSGHVQGTDEGARLIRRSLMRYANLSGILIYRSISTAVYKRFPTMSHLVQAGLMTAEELRQLEELPSPHNKFWVPCMWFVSLAMRARSEGRINNDVAMTAILNELNTLRSQCMRLYGYDWISLPLVYTQVVTVAVYSFFLACLIGRQFLDPAQGYPGHNLDFYLPVFTLLQFFFYVGWLKVAEQLINPFGEDDDDFETNWLVDRNLQVSLLSVDEMYDLVPLIERDKYWDESEPQPPYTAASAEHRKPSFMGSALDISVPKEEMEFQHNLEQIKEHEEANHSSPFLGSLSRLLGVQSTNFPRSTPTSRVSLLRRRPRAPFSRFPLYLHPENVPMPSQARNADMAEDAFSSMPLYERPGFYSCPQTPIHCIPPLVPRSRPRRAHGDSTSSLAQPMMGSQVLAPPETPAPPSSAFPWVGEDSEHSGPAFSFPDPLPELCPLTKARLIQGLPSRRPLPLRLSLDPSPSPSTPERVFSFTPQSWPQAPINSTSSGSVNAAMTTNSNGAVNNPWPINRSTTASTANPVNPSPTVTQQTANQHNSPNDSGISLAEGDLLGAAVRTREQL